One part of the Lapillicoccus jejuensis genome encodes these proteins:
- a CDS encoding branched-chain amino acid ABC transporter substrate-binding protein: MQQRSIVRLGVPLAVAALALSACGSRGGDNGSSGGSSGGGGSTKTVKIGVIAPLSGDLSALGKGIQHSVELAVKEANANNTVPGWKLEVEPVDDEAKADVGKNAATKLAADDQVVGVVGDLNSSVSQQTQPIFAAANITQISPANTNPSLTIGADSASPKRTYKTYFRTCTTDAVQGPFAAQYLLAQGIKQVATINDKKTYGQGLVNAFTTEFKKGGGTITGAFTINPDESNYQTVVSQAAATSPKAVYYGGEYPQAGPLSQQMKAAGLNVPLMGGDGIYDPQYIKLAGAKSDGDLATSVGAPTESTDAGKKFLASYQAAGYAEPAAAYGGYSYDAANAIIAALKTSLSGASDVKSARQATVDAVGKVSFDGVTGKVAFDEYGDTTSKILTVYKVTSGAWAADKTDEFK; encoded by the coding sequence GTGCAGCAGCGCTCCATCGTCCGGCTCGGCGTCCCGCTCGCGGTCGCCGCGCTCGCCCTGTCCGCCTGCGGCTCCCGCGGCGGCGACAACGGCTCGAGCGGCGGCTCGTCCGGCGGCGGCGGTTCGACCAAGACCGTCAAGATCGGCGTCATCGCGCCCCTGTCCGGCGACCTGTCGGCGCTCGGCAAGGGCATCCAGCACTCCGTGGAGCTGGCCGTCAAGGAGGCCAACGCCAACAACACCGTCCCGGGCTGGAAGCTCGAGGTCGAGCCCGTCGACGACGAGGCGAAGGCCGACGTCGGCAAGAACGCCGCGACCAAGCTCGCGGCGGACGACCAGGTCGTCGGGGTCGTCGGTGACCTCAACTCCAGCGTCTCGCAGCAGACGCAGCCGATCTTCGCGGCCGCGAACATCACCCAGATCTCGCCGGCCAACACCAACCCCTCGCTGACCATCGGCGCGGACTCGGCCAGCCCGAAGCGCACCTACAAGACCTACTTCCGCACCTGCACGACGGACGCGGTCCAGGGCCCGTTCGCGGCGCAGTACCTGCTCGCCCAGGGCATCAAGCAGGTCGCGACGATCAACGACAAGAAGACCTACGGCCAGGGCCTGGTCAACGCCTTCACGACCGAGTTCAAGAAGGGTGGCGGCACCATCACCGGCGCCTTCACCATCAACCCGGACGAGTCGAACTACCAGACCGTCGTCTCGCAGGCCGCCGCGACGAGCCCCAAGGCCGTCTACTACGGCGGTGAGTACCCGCAGGCCGGTCCGCTCTCGCAGCAGATGAAGGCCGCCGGCCTCAACGTCCCGCTCATGGGCGGCGACGGCATCTACGACCCGCAGTACATCAAGCTCGCCGGCGCCAAGTCCGACGGCGACCTCGCCACCTCGGTCGGTGCGCCGACCGAGAGCACCGACGCGGGCAAGAAGTTCCTCGCGTCGTACCAGGCGGCCGGCTACGCCGAGCCCGCCGCGGCCTACGGCGGCTACTCCTACGACGCCGCCAACGCCATCATCGCCGCGCTGAAGACGTCGCTCTCGGGCGCCTCGGACGTCAAGTCCGCCCGCCAGGCCACGGTCGACGCGGTCGGCAAGGTCTCCTTCGACGGCGTGACCGGCAAGGTCGCCTTCGACGAGTACGGCGACACGACGAGCAAGATCCTCACCGTCTACAAGGTCACGAGCGGCGCCTGGGCTGCCGACAAGACCGACGAGTTCAAGTAG
- a CDS encoding Rieske (2Fe-2S) protein, translated as MTDSTDQRRTPAPTSSDLPRRTLLRGAGVAGAAAVGVGALAACGSTSDGTRSGSGAGAGSGSGGSSSSAGGSSSSTAAGGSGGASGPSVATADVPVGGGKILDGVVVTQPTQGQFKAFSSVCTHQGCPVTQIQGTSIECMCHGSKFDIATGAVVQGPATQPLAAKTATVEGDKVVVS; from the coding sequence ATGACGGACAGCACCGACCAGCGCCGCACCCCCGCCCCGACCTCGTCCGACCTGCCGCGCCGCACGCTCCTGCGCGGCGCCGGCGTCGCCGGTGCCGCGGCGGTCGGCGTGGGCGCCCTCGCCGCGTGCGGCTCGACCTCGGACGGCACCCGGAGCGGCTCGGGCGCCGGTGCCGGGTCCGGCTCGGGCGGCTCGTCCTCGAGCGCGGGCGGCTCGTCGAGCTCGACGGCGGCCGGCGGGTCCGGCGGCGCGTCCGGACCGTCCGTCGCGACGGCCGACGTCCCTGTCGGCGGCGGCAAGATCCTCGACGGCGTCGTCGTCACGCAGCCGACCCAGGGCCAGTTCAAGGCGTTCAGCTCGGTCTGCACGCACCAGGGCTGCCCGGTCACCCAGATCCAGGGCACGAGCATCGAGTGCATGTGCCACGGCAGCAAGTTCGACATCGCGACCGGCGCCGTCGTCCAGGGCCCGGCCACCCAGCCGCTGGCCGCCAAGACCGCGACGGTGGAGGGCGACAAGGTCGTCGTGTCCTGA